From a single Mycolicibacterium moriokaense genomic region:
- a CDS encoding ferredoxin codes for MRVTVDEDRCAGHGMCLTLCPEVFQMTDDGWAVADPSEVPAGLESAAKDAIANCPEQAISEIDG; via the coding sequence ATGAGGGTCACCGTCGACGAGGACCGCTGCGCCGGCCACGGCATGTGCCTGACGCTGTGCCCGGAGGTCTTCCAAATGACCGACGACGGTTGGGCGGTCGCGGACCCGTCCGAGGTGCCCGCGGGTCTCGAGAGCGCGGCCAAGGACGCCATCGCCAACTGCCCGGAACAAGCCATCTCTGAAATCGACGGATAA
- a CDS encoding DUF1330 domain-containing protein: MPKAYILITEDVKDPAGMAEYGKLASQTMGSAALLSFDTNAEVIEGQWHGTQTVLLEFESEEAAKEWYYSDAYQEALKLRQAAADCNGVILHGLG; encoded by the coding sequence ATGCCCAAGGCGTACATCCTCATCACGGAGGACGTCAAAGATCCGGCCGGGATGGCGGAATACGGCAAGCTGGCGAGCCAGACGATGGGCAGCGCCGCGCTGCTGTCGTTCGACACGAACGCCGAGGTGATCGAGGGCCAGTGGCACGGTACGCAGACCGTTCTCCTGGAGTTCGAGTCGGAAGAGGCGGCCAAGGAGTGGTACTACTCCGACGCCTATCAGGAGGCGCTCAAGTTGCGTCAGGCCGCCGCCGACTGCAACGGCGTCATCCTGCACGGCCTGGGCTGA
- a CDS encoding alpha/beta fold hydrolase — protein sequence MRFVFVHGGFHAAWCWERTIAELEALGHVGVAVDLPGHGALVDHESTLANRRDAIVSALQAGDVLVGHSGGGFDATLAADAVPELVSHIIYLAAALPREGRTYPEAMAMRDAEDGEFEADVGEMLGYLKFDDDGAMWFADFEGAWKYFYHDCDEATARWAFERLGPERFGDTTVTPVSVPNFWAADLPRSFIRCLQDQSMPQWLADSVTRRLGVEQLTIDTSHSPFLSRPEELAELLVHATMTVPTGPLVPN from the coding sequence ATGCGATTCGTGTTCGTGCACGGCGGATTTCACGCCGCCTGGTGCTGGGAACGGACGATCGCGGAACTGGAAGCGCTCGGACACGTCGGCGTAGCCGTCGACCTGCCCGGCCACGGCGCGTTGGTCGACCACGAGTCGACGCTGGCGAACCGTCGCGACGCCATCGTCTCAGCGCTACAGGCCGGTGACGTCCTCGTCGGACACTCCGGCGGCGGATTCGACGCCACCTTGGCTGCCGACGCCGTACCTGAACTGGTCAGCCACATCATCTACCTGGCCGCGGCCCTACCACGTGAAGGCCGTACCTACCCCGAGGCCATGGCGATGCGCGACGCCGAGGACGGCGAGTTCGAAGCCGATGTCGGAGAGATGTTGGGCTACTTGAAGTTCGACGATGACGGCGCGATGTGGTTCGCCGACTTCGAGGGCGCGTGGAAGTACTTCTACCACGACTGCGACGAGGCCACCGCCCGCTGGGCGTTCGAACGCCTAGGCCCCGAACGCTTCGGCGACACCACCGTCACCCCGGTGTCGGTGCCGAACTTCTGGGCGGCAGACCTCCCCCGCAGCTTCATCCGCTGCCTTCAGGATCAGTCGATGCCGCAATGGCTGGCCGACTCCGTTACGCGCCGACTCGGCGTCGAGCAGTTGACGATCGACACGTCACACTCGCCGTTCCTCAGCAGGCCCGAGGAGCTGGCGGAGTTACTGGTCCACGCCACCATGACGGTGCCGACCGGCCCGCTGGTGCCGAACTAA
- a CDS encoding cytochrome P450 gives MTAAKVVFDPFSEEFFNGPWEIYRRLREEAPVYYNEEYDFYALSRHEDVAAAYKDYETYSSAYGLDLSTVRSDEPMMAKMIIVMDPPEHRQMRSLVNKVFTPRAIEALRPMVTETIDRYFSRVNPQRFDVVQDFSALFPVQVITQMLGVPEEYRQQVGEWVDTTLRREPGQIDMSEEGMQAVGELMGLYYNVIQQRRAEPRDDMFSRLIAAEIEREDGEKQSLDDFEIAGFATLLGGAGAETVTKLIGNAAVTFARFPDQWQKLLDDRSKIPAAVEELLRYEAPNQYNVRRSMKEIELHGVTIPEGKPVFLLTGSANRDPDAFTDADTFDIDRDRTEAQNLGFGYGVHSCLGAALARMESAIALERLLDFMPRYEVFFDECERVAAQNVAGWSHVPVRVLD, from the coding sequence ATGACCGCTGCCAAGGTCGTCTTCGATCCGTTCTCCGAAGAGTTCTTCAACGGACCGTGGGAGATCTATCGGCGCCTTCGCGAGGAGGCGCCGGTCTACTACAACGAAGAATACGACTTTTACGCCCTGTCCCGGCATGAGGACGTCGCCGCGGCCTACAAGGATTACGAAACCTATTCGTCTGCTTACGGTTTGGACCTTTCGACCGTGCGCTCCGATGAGCCGATGATGGCGAAGATGATCATCGTCATGGACCCGCCGGAGCATCGACAGATGCGCAGCCTGGTCAACAAGGTTTTCACGCCGCGGGCCATCGAGGCCTTGCGCCCCATGGTCACCGAGACCATCGATCGGTACTTCTCGCGCGTCAACCCGCAGCGCTTCGACGTCGTACAGGACTTCTCCGCGCTCTTTCCGGTTCAGGTCATCACGCAGATGCTCGGCGTCCCTGAGGAGTACCGCCAGCAGGTCGGCGAATGGGTCGACACCACGCTGCGTCGCGAGCCCGGGCAGATCGACATGTCCGAGGAAGGCATGCAGGCGGTCGGCGAACTGATGGGGCTGTACTACAACGTCATTCAGCAGCGCCGAGCCGAACCACGCGACGACATGTTCAGCAGGTTGATCGCCGCCGAGATCGAGCGCGAAGATGGCGAGAAGCAGTCGCTCGACGACTTCGAAATCGCCGGATTCGCAACGCTGTTGGGCGGCGCAGGCGCAGAGACCGTCACCAAGTTGATCGGCAACGCGGCGGTCACCTTCGCACGCTTCCCCGACCAGTGGCAGAAGCTGCTCGACGACCGCAGCAAGATCCCTGCCGCGGTCGAGGAGCTGCTTCGGTACGAGGCGCCCAATCAGTACAACGTCCGCCGCTCGATGAAAGAGATCGAGCTGCACGGTGTCACGATCCCCGAGGGCAAACCCGTGTTCCTGCTCACCGGGTCGGCCAACCGGGACCCCGATGCGTTCACGGATGCCGACACCTTCGACATCGACCGCGACCGCACCGAGGCGCAGAACCTCGGGTTCGGGTACGGGGTGCACAGCTGCCTGGGTGCGGCGCTGGCCCGCATGGAGAGCGCGATAGCGCTCGAACGGCTGCTCGACTTCATGCCGCGCTACGAGGTGTTCTTCGACGAGTGCGAGCGGGTGGCCGCGCAGAACGTCGCCGGCTGGTCGCATGTTCCGGTCCGGGTGCTGGACTAG
- a CDS encoding ferredoxin, whose product MAQKIEVDFGLCESNGVCMGIIPEVFDLDDEDYLHVLQDEVTPENEQQVKEAVRQCPRQAIFIKDE is encoded by the coding sequence ATGGCACAGAAAATCGAGGTTGATTTCGGTCTGTGTGAGAGCAACGGGGTGTGCATGGGCATCATCCCCGAGGTCTTCGATCTGGATGACGAGGATTATCTGCACGTCCTGCAGGACGAGGTGACTCCCGAGAACGAGCAGCAGGTGAAGGAAGCCGTGCGGCAGTGCCCTCGGCAGGCGATCTTCATCAAAGACGAATGA
- a CDS encoding cytochrome P450: protein MTKPKLVFSPVSQEYFENPYDIYKRMQEEAPIYYDEQEDFYAITRHEDVAAALKDTDAFSSSRGCDLAMVRSGEPPQKSIIFMDPPEHRHMRSLLNKAFTPRAIQSQRETVIEVVEHYLSQCNPDGFDVVQDFSGPFPVEVITRMAGVPEEFRQQVRHWIDTSLERQPGQIELSEKNMQANIDSGMYYYSLVQERRQNPQDDMISRLIAAEIPGENGEMRKLDDIEITGFCALLGGAGAETVTKLIGSAVVEFAKHPDQWQLLLDDRSKVPDAVEELLRYVGPVQYNVRFTLKEAVLPSGTIPAGKPVFIMKAAANRDPRAYDRADEFDITRDRTQSPHMGLGYGIHSCLGAALARLESTIALEHLIDFMPRYEVDFSGLHRVTMQNVAGYHNVPVRVLK from the coding sequence ATGACCAAGCCCAAATTGGTGTTCAGCCCGGTATCGCAGGAGTATTTCGAGAATCCGTACGACATCTACAAGCGGATGCAGGAAGAAGCTCCGATCTACTACGACGAGCAAGAGGACTTCTACGCGATCACCCGGCATGAGGACGTCGCTGCCGCGCTCAAGGACACCGACGCGTTCTCGTCCTCCCGCGGTTGCGACCTCGCCATGGTTCGCTCCGGTGAGCCGCCGCAGAAGTCGATCATCTTCATGGATCCGCCTGAGCACCGGCATATGCGCAGCCTGCTGAACAAGGCCTTCACCCCGCGCGCCATCCAGTCGCAGCGCGAAACCGTCATCGAGGTCGTCGAGCACTACCTGTCGCAGTGCAACCCCGACGGCTTCGACGTCGTGCAGGATTTCTCGGGGCCGTTCCCGGTCGAGGTGATCACCCGGATGGCCGGTGTGCCCGAGGAATTCCGCCAGCAGGTGCGGCACTGGATCGACACCAGCCTCGAGCGGCAGCCCGGTCAGATCGAGTTGTCCGAAAAGAACATGCAGGCCAACATCGACTCGGGCATGTACTACTACAGCCTGGTCCAGGAGCGACGCCAGAACCCGCAGGACGACATGATCAGCCGGCTGATCGCAGCGGAGATCCCCGGTGAAAACGGCGAAATGCGCAAGCTCGACGACATCGAGATCACCGGTTTCTGCGCGCTGCTCGGCGGAGCTGGCGCCGAGACAGTCACCAAGTTGATCGGCAGCGCGGTGGTCGAGTTCGCCAAACATCCCGACCAGTGGCAGCTGCTGCTCGATGACCGGAGCAAGGTTCCAGACGCGGTGGAAGAGTTGCTGCGCTATGTCGGACCGGTGCAGTACAACGTGCGTTTCACGTTGAAGGAAGCCGTACTGCCCAGCGGCACGATCCCGGCGGGCAAGCCGGTCTTCATCATGAAGGCCGCGGCCAACCGTGATCCGCGCGCGTACGACCGCGCCGATGAATTCGACATCACCCGAGACCGGACCCAGTCGCCGCACATGGGCCTCGGCTACGGCATCCACAGCTGCCTCGGCGCGGCGTTGGCCCGGCTGGAAAGCACCATTGCGCTCGAGCATCTGATCGACTTCATGCCGCGCTACGAGGTCGACTTCAGCGGACTGCACCGCGTCACCATGCAGAACGTCGCCGGTTACCACAACGTGCCGGTACGGGTGCTCAAGTAA
- a CDS encoding NAD(P)-dependent oxidoreductase, whose amino-acid sequence MTRVGFVGAGRMGGPMVSRLVEAGHEVRALGRTDEKRRAVAELGAQPVAGLHDIARDADVLIVCVFTDEQVAQVCSPGVLAAMSPGSTLVVHTTGSPRTVQTVAAHSPNIDVLDAPVSGGPHNIAAGALTLFVGGPDDAVARVRPVLAAYGDPILHVGPLGAGQAVKLTNNALFAAQIGLLREAVALGDRFGVGEAELLEAITHGSGASTVAGFVAAGGSVDTFVERTSEFIGKDVEVVRKIAAELGEALGLLDDVIDAGIQS is encoded by the coding sequence ATGACCCGAGTCGGATTCGTCGGCGCAGGCCGGATGGGCGGGCCGATGGTCTCCCGTCTCGTCGAGGCCGGCCACGAGGTCCGCGCACTGGGCAGGACGGACGAAAAGCGCCGAGCCGTCGCTGAGCTCGGCGCACAGCCGGTCGCGGGACTTCACGACATCGCCAGGGACGCGGACGTCCTCATCGTCTGCGTCTTCACCGACGAGCAGGTGGCGCAGGTGTGCTCCCCCGGCGTGCTCGCCGCGATGTCCCCCGGCTCCACACTCGTCGTTCACACGACCGGAAGTCCGCGCACCGTCCAGACGGTCGCAGCCCATTCCCCCAACATCGACGTCCTCGATGCGCCGGTCAGCGGTGGACCGCACAACATTGCCGCCGGTGCGCTCACATTGTTCGTCGGCGGTCCCGATGACGCCGTCGCACGTGTCCGGCCGGTGCTCGCCGCCTACGGCGACCCGATCCTGCACGTCGGGCCGCTCGGCGCGGGGCAGGCCGTGAAGCTGACCAACAACGCGCTGTTCGCCGCCCAGATCGGACTGCTGCGGGAGGCGGTCGCCCTGGGCGACCGTTTCGGCGTGGGCGAGGCCGAGCTGCTCGAGGCCATCACCCACGGCAGCGGGGCGAGCACGGTCGCGGGCTTCGTCGCCGCAGGTGGTTCGGTCGACACGTTCGTCGAGCGGACAAGTGAGTTCATCGGTAAGGACGTCGAGGTCGTGCGCAAGATCGCCGCGGAACTGGGCGAGGCGCTCGGCCTGCTCGACGACGTCATCGACGCAGGAATTCAGTCATGA
- a CDS encoding NAD(P)-dependent oxidoreductase — protein sequence MRVGFIGLGSQGGPMARKIVEGGFETTLWARRAASLEPYADTAAKTAGSPAELGAASDLVCLCVVGDDDVREVLYGETGVLAGLAPGGIVAIHSTVHPDTCREIAEKAAAQGVSVIDAPVSGGGPAVEEGKLLVMIGGDEEIAERCRPVFATYADPIVHLGPLGSGQVTKILNNLLFTANLGSALSTLDLGEALGIPRVRLAEVLNGGSATSKALGSIAVFGGTVEGLAPIAGALLQKDVRHAATIAASASAPEGAVFTAADTALKSMDHPR from the coding sequence ATGCGCGTCGGATTCATCGGATTGGGCAGCCAGGGCGGTCCGATGGCACGCAAGATCGTGGAAGGCGGATTCGAGACGACGCTGTGGGCGCGCCGGGCGGCCAGCCTCGAACCGTATGCCGACACCGCGGCGAAGACCGCGGGTTCGCCCGCCGAACTGGGTGCTGCCAGCGACCTGGTCTGCCTGTGTGTGGTCGGCGACGATGACGTGCGCGAGGTGCTCTACGGCGAAACCGGTGTGCTCGCCGGCCTGGCGCCCGGCGGGATCGTCGCCATTCACAGCACGGTGCATCCCGACACTTGTAGGGAGATCGCCGAGAAGGCTGCCGCGCAGGGTGTTTCGGTGATCGACGCTCCGGTGAGCGGCGGTGGACCCGCTGTCGAGGAGGGCAAGCTGCTGGTCATGATCGGCGGCGACGAGGAGATCGCGGAGCGGTGCCGCCCGGTGTTCGCGACCTATGCCGATCCGATCGTCCACCTGGGTCCGCTCGGCAGCGGGCAGGTCACGAAGATCCTGAACAATCTGCTCTTCACCGCCAACCTGGGCAGCGCCCTGAGCACACTGGATCTCGGTGAAGCCCTTGGCATCCCGAGGGTGCGGCTCGCAGAGGTGCTCAACGGCGGTTCGGCCACCAGCAAGGCACTGGGCAGCATCGCCGTATTCGGCGGCACCGTCGAGGGTCTCGCACCAATCGCAGGTGCGCTGCTGCAGAAGGACGTTCGCCACGCGGCGACCATCGCCGCCAGCGCTTCGGCACCGGAGGGTGCCGTGTTCACCGCGGCCGACACCGCGCTGAAATCCATGGACCACCCGCGATGA
- a CDS encoding alpha/beta hydrolase, with product MSGLIAAVEEPKAVVVAFHGGSSTAAYFDCPGHPSLSLLRLGAGNGYTMVALDRPGYGSSAPYPDAMERPEQRVALAYGAIDKILGTNPRGAGLFLVGHSAGCELVVRLAADEHADESDVIGLELAGTGLQYHPEMADIMKAATATGRPTGLREVLWQPAELYPPDVLSGMTNSSTGALYEMNMTRNWPRQDFPALAPQVRVPVQFSVAEHERVWRSDAEAMAQIAALFSASPRFVTNEQPGTGHNMSLSLNAAAYHNSVLSFVGECVAAKTNTSEAMEAG from the coding sequence ATGTCCGGCCTCATCGCGGCGGTCGAGGAGCCGAAGGCCGTCGTCGTCGCATTCCACGGAGGCTCAAGCACCGCAGCGTATTTCGACTGCCCGGGGCATCCGTCGCTGTCGCTGCTGCGGTTGGGCGCCGGCAACGGTTACACGATGGTGGCGTTGGACCGACCCGGGTACGGGAGTTCGGCGCCCTACCCGGACGCCATGGAGCGACCGGAGCAGCGTGTGGCGCTCGCCTACGGCGCGATCGACAAGATCCTCGGTACGAATCCCCGCGGCGCCGGCCTGTTCCTCGTCGGCCACTCGGCCGGTTGCGAATTGGTGGTGCGGCTGGCCGCGGATGAGCACGCCGATGAGTCCGACGTCATCGGACTGGAGTTGGCGGGCACCGGACTGCAGTACCACCCGGAGATGGCGGACATCATGAAGGCCGCGACGGCCACGGGCCGCCCGACCGGGCTGCGTGAGGTGCTCTGGCAACCCGCGGAGCTCTATCCCCCCGACGTATTGTCCGGTATGACGAACTCGTCGACCGGCGCCCTCTACGAGATGAACATGACGAGAAACTGGCCCCGGCAGGACTTTCCGGCCCTCGCACCGCAGGTTCGGGTGCCGGTGCAGTTCAGTGTCGCCGAGCACGAACGGGTGTGGCGATCGGACGCGGAGGCCATGGCGCAGATCGCCGCCCTGTTCAGCGCGTCACCACGGTTCGTGACCAACGAGCAGCCGGGGACCGGCCACAACATGTCCTTGTCTCTCAACGCGGCCGCGTACCACAACTCGGTGTTGTCGTTCGTCGGGGAATGCGTTGCCGCGAAGACCAATACATCAGAAGCAATGGAGGCGGGTTGA
- a CDS encoding thiolase C-terminal domain-containing protein produces MTRPLPELTAQNEFFWTAGGDGVLRIQECRDCEALIHPPQPVCRYCRSRNMGVRDVSGKATLSAFTVNHRFGFPDLPPPYVVAQVAVVEDPRVRLTTNIVECEPDELELGQTVEVTFEKIEDVWLPLFRPTAVKEIGPLPEDEITPTDFARHVSAPLTATKFEEQSAITGIGASRLGRRLMVAPLSLTIDACEAAIADAGLTIDDIDGLSTYPGLDVAGMGEGGVTALEGALGIRPTWINGGMDTFGPGGSVIAAMMAIATGMARHVLCFRTLWEATFQQLMKEGRTSPPGGPRTSSWQMPFGATSAAHVLALNAQRHFQRYGTTRETLGWIALNQRANAALNPTAIYRDPMTMDDYLNARPITTPFGLYDCDVPCDGAVAVIVSAVDAAKDMPRKPVYFEAVGTQIIERTDWDQTTLTHEPQVLGQSAHLWTRTSLRPKDVDVAELYDGFTFNCLSWLEGLGFCGIGEAKDFLDGGKAIARDGVIPLNTHGGQLSHGRTHGMGLIHEAVTQLRGDAGERQVKDAHVAVVSSGGLTPSGVILMRTDG; encoded by the coding sequence GTGACCAGACCACTTCCCGAACTCACCGCCCAGAACGAATTCTTCTGGACCGCCGGAGGCGACGGCGTCCTGCGCATCCAGGAGTGCCGTGACTGCGAGGCGCTGATCCACCCGCCGCAGCCGGTGTGCCGGTACTGCCGCAGCCGGAACATGGGCGTGCGGGACGTCTCCGGCAAGGCGACGCTGTCGGCATTCACCGTCAACCACCGCTTCGGCTTTCCCGACCTCCCGCCGCCCTATGTCGTGGCGCAGGTCGCCGTCGTCGAGGACCCACGAGTTCGCCTGACCACCAACATCGTCGAGTGCGAACCCGACGAGCTCGAGCTCGGGCAGACGGTCGAGGTGACGTTCGAGAAGATCGAGGACGTCTGGCTTCCGCTGTTCCGTCCGACAGCAGTCAAGGAGATCGGGCCGCTTCCCGAGGACGAAATCACGCCAACCGATTTCGCCCGTCACGTGAGCGCACCGCTGACCGCGACGAAGTTCGAAGAGCAGTCGGCGATCACCGGCATCGGCGCCTCACGGCTCGGCCGCCGGCTGATGGTGGCCCCGCTGTCGCTGACCATCGACGCGTGTGAGGCCGCGATCGCCGACGCCGGCCTGACTATCGACGACATCGACGGGCTGTCGACCTACCCGGGACTCGACGTCGCGGGCATGGGTGAAGGCGGCGTGACCGCGCTCGAAGGCGCGCTCGGCATCCGCCCCACGTGGATCAACGGCGGCATGGACACATTCGGTCCCGGCGGATCCGTCATCGCCGCCATGATGGCGATCGCGACGGGCATGGCGCGCCACGTGCTGTGCTTCCGCACGCTGTGGGAGGCGACGTTCCAGCAGCTGATGAAGGAGGGCAGGACCAGCCCGCCCGGCGGGCCGCGCACCTCCAGCTGGCAGATGCCGTTCGGCGCCACCTCGGCGGCCCACGTGCTGGCGCTCAACGCACAGCGGCACTTTCAGCGGTACGGGACGACCCGGGAGACGCTGGGCTGGATCGCCTTGAACCAGCGCGCCAACGCCGCGCTGAACCCGACAGCGATCTACCGCGATCCGATGACCATGGACGACTACCTGAACGCGCGGCCGATCACGACCCCGTTCGGGCTCTACGACTGCGACGTCCCGTGTGACGGCGCCGTCGCGGTCATCGTGTCGGCGGTCGACGCCGCCAAGGACATGCCGCGCAAGCCGGTGTATTTCGAGGCCGTCGGCACCCAGATCATCGAACGCACCGACTGGGACCAGACCACGCTGACGCACGAACCGCAGGTCCTCGGCCAGTCAGCGCACCTGTGGACCCGAACATCGCTGCGGCCCAAGGACGTCGACGTCGCCGAGCTCTACGACGGCTTCACGTTCAACTGCCTTTCGTGGCTGGAAGGTCTCGGCTTCTGCGGCATCGGCGAGGCGAAGGACTTCCTGGACGGCGGCAAGGCCATCGCACGCGACGGCGTCATCCCGCTCAACACCCACGGCGGCCAGCTCTCCCACGGGCGCACGCACGGCATGGGTCTCATTCACGAAGCGGTCACCCAGCTGCGCGGCGACGCCGGTGAGCGGCAGGTCAAAGATGCCCATGTCGCGGTCGTCAGCAGCGGCGGCCTCACCCCGAGCGGTGTGATCCTGATGCGGACCGACGGGTGA
- a CDS encoding ferredoxin: MSDGLRIRLDRTLCDGFGICAKHAPDYFSLDDWGYASLIGDGTVPEKDRDAVMRALLDCPVHAIIYMGEHRPSNDGAAHQDAKEAPEPAPKTDDNEAISEFVR; encoded by the coding sequence ATGAGTGACGGCTTGAGGATTCGCCTGGATCGGACGCTATGCGACGGCTTCGGCATCTGCGCCAAGCACGCACCGGACTACTTCTCGCTCGACGACTGGGGCTATGCCTCGCTCATCGGGGACGGAACGGTGCCTGAGAAAGACCGCGACGCGGTGATGCGGGCACTGCTGGACTGCCCCGTGCACGCCATCATCTATATGGGTGAGCACCGGCCGTCCAACGACGGGGCCGCGCATCAGGACGCCAAAGAGGCGCCCGAACCTGCGCCGAAAACCGATGACAACGAAGCGATCTCGGAGTTCGTCCGGTGA
- a CDS encoding NADH-ubiquinone oxidoreductase-F iron-sulfur binding region domain-containing protein: protein MTTAATALNVAAWPDCAPRLLRPTQAGAEELADYVQAGGYRPLDDPDALLEQVDLSGLLGRGGAAFPLGTKLRTVRDTGRRGAQTVIVANGEEGEPASAKDRWLLRNRPHLVLDGLRLAAAIINADRAYVYVSDEQSAAAVNRALSQLDSQVFGATDVVLVTVEPGYVAGEETAAVRRINGGPAKPTDKPPRPFEEGVAGLPTTVSNVETLANLPHIHEHGSQSFRAVGTPMSPGTFLATITGGGKPAALYEIPHGATFSDLLKVHGVPADSVRGVLMGGYFAGLVNTDILDATLDHETIRRLGSGLGCGAISILTDDCPVAVAAAVLSYFDRENAGQCGSCFNGTAAMAAVTSALRDGAATQEDITRLERWSVVLRGRGACGTLDGATNVAASLLRQFPQLISSHLAKDCPSCRSGAFRPVRPYEVEAVARS, encoded by the coding sequence ATGACCACTGCCGCAACCGCTCTCAACGTGGCCGCATGGCCCGACTGTGCGCCGCGACTGCTGCGACCCACGCAAGCCGGTGCCGAGGAACTGGCCGACTATGTCCAGGCCGGTGGCTACCGGCCGTTGGACGACCCAGACGCGCTACTCGAACAGGTCGACCTGTCCGGACTGCTCGGACGCGGCGGTGCGGCCTTCCCTCTCGGGACCAAACTGCGCACCGTGCGCGACACCGGACGCCGCGGCGCCCAGACGGTCATCGTCGCCAATGGCGAGGAGGGTGAACCCGCCTCGGCGAAGGACCGGTGGCTGCTGCGCAACCGGCCGCATCTGGTGCTGGACGGCCTGCGGCTGGCGGCCGCGATCATAAACGCCGACCGCGCGTACGTCTACGTCTCCGACGAGCAGTCCGCCGCAGCGGTGAACCGGGCGCTGTCCCAACTGGACTCGCAGGTATTCGGCGCGACCGACGTCGTCCTGGTGACCGTCGAACCCGGCTACGTCGCGGGCGAGGAAACCGCCGCGGTGCGACGCATCAACGGCGGCCCCGCCAAACCGACGGACAAACCACCCCGGCCGTTCGAGGAGGGCGTTGCGGGGCTGCCCACGACGGTCAGCAACGTCGAGACGCTGGCCAACCTGCCCCACATCCACGAGCACGGCTCGCAGAGTTTCCGCGCCGTCGGCACACCGATGTCACCGGGGACGTTCCTGGCGACCATCACGGGTGGGGGCAAGCCTGCCGCCCTGTACGAGATTCCCCACGGCGCAACATTTTCCGATCTGCTGAAGGTGCACGGCGTGCCCGCGGATTCGGTACGCGGGGTGCTGATGGGCGGATACTTCGCCGGGCTGGTCAACACCGACATCCTCGATGCGACACTCGACCACGAGACGATCCGCCGACTCGGCAGCGGTCTCGGATGTGGGGCGATCTCGATCCTCACCGACGACTGCCCCGTCGCCGTGGCCGCGGCGGTGCTGTCCTACTTCGACCGCGAGAACGCCGGGCAGTGCGGCTCATGCTTCAACGGCACGGCCGCCATGGCCGCCGTGACCTCCGCGCTGCGCGACGGCGCGGCGACCCAGGAGGACATCACGCGCCTGGAGCGGTGGTCGGTGGTGCTGCGCGGCCGCGGAGCGTGCGGCACCCTCGACGGCGCCACCAACGTCGCCGCGAGCCTGCTGCGCCAGTTCCCGCAGCTCATCAGCAGCCACCTCGCCAAGGACTGCCCGTCCTGCCGAAGCGGTGCGTTCCGCCCGGTGCGACCCTACGAAGTGGAGGCGGTGGCCCGATCATGA
- a CDS encoding alpha/beta fold hydrolase, protein MTSTQSSGLKLKRGEKTFEYNGGRVVYEILGKEGEFIALTPGGRFSKDIPGLRPLAQALVKGGYRVLLWDRPNCGKSDVQFYGKSESHMRAETLHALITGLDIGPCVIAGGSGGARDSLLTTMLYPEIVRKLVVWNIVGGVYGSFVLGGHYVVPSILAARGLGIEGLLHVPEWKERIAENPDNEARFRALDVDEFLKVMLRWLNAFVPKPGQTIPGVEDEMFDNIQVPTLIIRGGENDWDHPKRTSLEVSCLVKGSTLIDPPWPEDAWERAGEKFAASGGKKFCLFDTWVQAAPAILKFLDA, encoded by the coding sequence ATGACCTCTACGCAGTCCTCGGGTCTCAAGCTCAAGCGCGGCGAGAAGACGTTCGAGTACAACGGCGGCCGCGTCGTCTACGAAATCCTCGGCAAAGAGGGCGAATTCATCGCGCTGACGCCGGGTGGCCGGTTCAGCAAGGACATCCCGGGGCTGCGGCCGCTGGCGCAGGCGTTGGTCAAGGGCGGGTACCGGGTGCTGCTGTGGGACCGGCCGAACTGCGGCAAGTCGGACGTGCAGTTCTACGGCAAGAGCGAATCCCACATGCGCGCAGAGACTCTGCATGCGCTGATCACCGGCCTCGATATCGGGCCGTGCGTCATCGCCGGTGGTTCGGGCGGGGCACGTGATTCGCTGCTGACTACGATGCTCTACCCGGAGATCGTGCGAAAACTGGTGGTGTGGAACATCGTCGGCGGGGTCTACGGATCATTCGTGCTCGGCGGGCACTACGTGGTGCCGAGCATCCTCGCGGCGCGCGGCCTGGGAATCGAGGGTCTGCTACACGTCCCCGAGTGGAAGGAACGCATCGCCGAGAACCCGGACAACGAGGCGCGCTTCCGCGCACTCGACGTCGACGAGTTCCTCAAGGTGATGTTGCGCTGGCTCAACGCGTTCGTGCCCAAGCCGGGCCAGACCATCCCCGGCGTTGAGGACGAGATGTTCGACAACATCCAAGTTCCCACGTTGATCATCCGCGGCGGCGAGAACGACTGGGATCACCCGAAACGCACCTCGCTCGAGGTGAGCTGCCTCGTCAAGGGCTCCACGCTGATCGATCCGCCGTGGCCGGAGGACGCGTGGGAGCGCGCGGGCGAGAAGTTCGCCGCGAGTGGGGGGAAGAAGTTCTGCCTGTTCGACACGTGGGTGCAGGCCGCGCCCGCGATCCTGAAGTTCCTGGACGCCTGA